Proteins from one Corallococcus exiguus genomic window:
- the nuoL gene encoding NADH-quinone oxidoreductase subunit L, whose translation MDGSLVEFFRTAPIPPEVFSPSLGLIILLPLLGAFVCGVFGKWLGRANVHLVACSAIAGAFVLSLLAFWATSDAAGGRVVSMVNPFGIERDTIRYAIAHDYGTWFAAGDFRVNFGLLVDHLSGILLLIITGVGFLIHLYSTSYMEHDDGYWRFFAYLNLFVAAMLTLVMADNLVLLFVGWEGVGMASYLLIGFWYTDSAKAWAGRKAFVTNRIGDFAFLIATFLLILTVGAFNRQADARDYNAASTSRARYEQGISQKGPVTFKGLEKLALALPEGTGGAVSLATPIESGPLAGYTFGGVMTSIMLLFLLGAAGKSAQLPLYVWLPDAMAGPTPVSALIHAATMVTAGVYLFCRMSSLLVLSPTAMATIAIVGALTSLLAALIAFAQDDIKKVLAYSTVSQLGIMFMGVGMGVFWAAAMHLMTHAFFKACLFLGAGSVMHGNGDETDIKKLGGLWKEMKWTHATFLISTLAITGIFPIMSGFFSKDAIFHGVHHNHLHGLEWVSTFVYVMGLLITASTAFYMSRVYLLTFTGKRSPEAKLAHAHESAWHMTLPLVILAFLAFVTFAYALPLMPRVGGGMQPVFENFLSPVLRPAETVARVAKTVQLDTSTPTLGDYAFAWMWALAGGAAAAFAYLKFFPSRVGQPVPAFARAVRRTALNKFYVDELYEFILIRPVKFVAFILFRVVDALVIDTVLVRGTAYVTEKVGLGLRRLQTGDAQTYAAIMALAILGGAVYALVQVLS comes from the coding sequence ATGGACGGATCCCTCGTCGAGTTCTTCAGAACCGCACCCATCCCCCCGGAGGTGTTTTCGCCCTCGCTGGGGTTGATCATCCTGCTGCCGCTGCTGGGCGCGTTCGTGTGCGGCGTGTTCGGCAAGTGGCTGGGCCGGGCCAACGTGCACCTGGTGGCGTGCTCCGCCATCGCAGGCGCCTTCGTGCTGAGCCTGCTGGCCTTCTGGGCCACCAGCGACGCGGCCGGCGGGCGCGTGGTGAGCATGGTCAACCCGTTCGGCATCGAGCGGGACACCATCCGCTACGCCATCGCGCACGACTACGGGACGTGGTTCGCCGCCGGTGACTTCCGGGTGAACTTCGGCCTGCTGGTGGACCACCTGTCGGGCATCCTGCTGCTCATCATCACGGGCGTCGGCTTCCTCATCCACCTGTACTCCACCAGCTACATGGAGCACGACGATGGGTACTGGCGCTTCTTCGCGTACCTGAACCTCTTCGTCGCCGCGATGCTCACGCTGGTGATGGCCGACAACCTGGTCCTGCTCTTCGTGGGCTGGGAGGGCGTTGGCATGGCCAGCTACCTGCTCATCGGCTTCTGGTACACGGACAGCGCGAAGGCGTGGGCGGGCCGCAAGGCGTTCGTCACCAACCGCATCGGTGACTTCGCGTTCCTCATCGCCACGTTCCTGCTCATCCTCACGGTGGGCGCCTTCAACCGCCAGGCGGACGCGCGGGACTACAACGCGGCGTCCACGTCGCGCGCCCGCTACGAGCAGGGCATCTCCCAGAAGGGCCCCGTCACCTTCAAGGGCCTGGAGAAGCTGGCCCTGGCCCTGCCGGAAGGCACGGGCGGCGCGGTGTCCCTGGCCACGCCCATCGAGTCCGGGCCGCTGGCGGGCTACACCTTCGGTGGCGTGATGACGTCCATCATGCTGCTGTTCCTGCTGGGCGCCGCGGGCAAGAGCGCGCAGCTGCCGCTCTACGTCTGGCTGCCGGACGCGATGGCCGGCCCGACGCCGGTCTCCGCGCTCATCCACGCCGCCACGATGGTGACCGCGGGCGTGTACCTGTTCTGCCGCATGAGCTCGCTCCTGGTGCTCTCTCCCACCGCCATGGCGACCATCGCCATCGTGGGCGCGCTCACGTCGCTCTTGGCGGCGCTCATCGCCTTCGCGCAGGACGACATCAAGAAGGTGCTCGCCTACTCCACGGTGTCCCAGCTGGGCATCATGTTCATGGGCGTGGGCATGGGCGTCTTCTGGGCCGCCGCGATGCACCTGATGACGCACGCGTTCTTCAAGGCCTGCCTCTTCCTGGGCGCCGGCAGCGTGATGCACGGCAACGGGGACGAGACGGACATCAAGAAGCTGGGCGGCCTGTGGAAGGAGATGAAGTGGACGCACGCCACGTTCCTCATCTCCACGCTGGCCATCACCGGCATCTTCCCCATCATGTCCGGCTTCTTCTCCAAGGACGCCATCTTCCACGGCGTGCACCACAACCACCTGCACGGCCTGGAGTGGGTCTCCACCTTCGTCTACGTGATGGGCCTGCTCATCACCGCGTCCACGGCGTTCTACATGTCGCGCGTCTACCTGCTCACCTTCACGGGCAAGCGGTCCCCGGAAGCGAAGCTGGCGCACGCGCACGAGAGCGCGTGGCACATGACGCTGCCGCTGGTCATCCTGGCGTTCCTCGCCTTCGTGACCTTCGCCTACGCCCTGCCCCTGATGCCTCGCGTGGGCGGCGGGATGCAGCCGGTGTTCGAGAACTTCCTGTCCCCCGTGCTGCGCCCGGCGGAGACGGTGGCCCGCGTGGCCAAGACGGTGCAGCTGGACACCAGCACGCCGACCCTCGGGGACTACGCCTTCGCGTGGATGTGGGCTCTCGCGGGCGGCGCGGCCGCGGCGTTCGCCTACCTGAAGTTCTTCCCCTCGCGAGTGGGCCAGCCCGTGCCGGCCTTCGCCCGCGCGGTGCGCCGCACGGCGCTCAACAAGTTCTACGTGGATGAGCTCTACGAGTTCATCCTCATCCGGCCGGTGAAGTTCGTGGCCTTCATCCTCTTCCGCGTGGTGGACGCGCTCGTCATCGACACGGTGCTGGTGCGCGGCACCGCGTACGTCACGGAGAAGGTGGGCCTCGGGCTGCGCCGGCTCCAGACGGGTGACGCGCAGACCTACGCCGCCATCATGGCGCTCGCCATCCTGGGCGGCGCGGTCTACGCCCTCGTGCAGGTGCTTTCATGA
- the nuoK gene encoding NADH-quinone oxidoreductase subunit NuoK: MVPITYYLLLAAALFCMGMFGVLVRTNALVVFMCVELMLNAVNLTFLAFARMHGEGTGHVSAFFVIAVAAAEAAIGLAIVIAVFRSRGSVNVDDIRTMKH, encoded by the coding sequence ATGGTCCCCATCACCTACTACCTCCTGCTGGCCGCGGCCCTCTTCTGCATGGGCATGTTCGGCGTGCTGGTGCGCACCAACGCGCTGGTCGTCTTCATGTGCGTGGAGCTGATGCTCAACGCGGTCAACCTGACGTTCCTGGCCTTCGCGCGCATGCACGGCGAAGGCACCGGGCACGTGTCCGCCTTCTTCGTCATCGCCGTGGCGGCCGCGGAAGCGGCCATCGGTCTGGCCATCGTCATCGCGGTCTTCCGCAGTCGCGGGTCCGTGAACGTCGACGACATCCGGACGATGAAGCACTAA
- a CDS encoding NADH-quinone oxidoreductase subunit J family protein codes for MNIELVLFGVFAVMTLLSAGLVITARSPINSAMALVSTFFFLAGIYVLLWAHTVAAVQVLVYAGAIMVLFLFVIMLLNLGDAPHRGKPTATRFLGGASAVGLLAVLAVTLGRLNAQPAQLDARGQAAFGTMAAIGETIFTTWLLPFEAVSLLLLVAMVGAVVVAKSRI; via the coding sequence TTGAACATCGAATTGGTCCTCTTCGGCGTCTTCGCCGTCATGACGCTGCTGTCGGCGGGGCTGGTCATCACCGCGCGGAGCCCCATCAACTCCGCCATGGCCCTGGTGTCGACGTTCTTCTTCCTGGCCGGCATCTACGTGCTGCTCTGGGCGCACACGGTCGCCGCCGTGCAGGTGCTCGTGTACGCGGGCGCCATCATGGTGCTCTTCCTGTTCGTCATCATGCTGCTCAACCTGGGTGACGCCCCGCACCGCGGAAAGCCCACGGCGACGCGGTTCCTGGGCGGCGCCTCCGCGGTGGGCCTGCTGGCCGTGCTGGCCGTGACGCTGGGCCGGCTGAACGCGCAGCCCGCGCAGCTGGACGCGCGGGGCCAGGCGGCGTTCGGCACCATGGCGGCCATCGGCGAGACCATCTTCACCACCTGGCTGTTGCCCTTCGAAGCGGTCAGCCTGCTCCTGCTGGTGGCCATGGTGGGCGCGGTGGTGGTGGCCAAGTCCCGCATCTGA
- the nuoF gene encoding NADH-quinone oxidoreductase subunit NuoF — protein MASTAKAVEPVISAAWGKPQSWTLDSYRSRGGYDGLKRALSMEPAAIIDEVKKSNLRGRGGAGFPTGMKWSFVPKDSPKPKYLAVNGDESEPGTFKDRYILENDPHMMLEGIAIASYALGVHTCYVYLRGEFKFQAERTQAAIDEAYKAGIFGKTMMGKDFALDCYVVRGAGAYICGEETALLESLEGKKGWPRLKPPFPAVVGLFGSPTVVNNVETLASVPPILAKGAEWYAKLGTDKSGGTHLVCLSGSVNRPGVYEVGMHTTILELIHDDQYGQGMPKGRKVKAVIPGGSSAPVLGADELDVALEFEALKMKQTMAGSGGVIVMDDATCMVRSLWRVARFYAEESCGQCTPCREGTPWQTRLLRKIEEGRAELSDIDMLSNVASSIAPYPPIGLGNTICALGDAAALPTHSFLMRFRDEFEAHVREHRCPYGDHPWGSFGDWS, from the coding sequence ATGGCCTCTACGGCAAAGGCGGTCGAACCCGTCATCTCGGCGGCCTGGGGCAAGCCCCAGTCCTGGACCCTGGACAGCTACCGCTCGCGCGGTGGCTATGACGGGCTCAAGCGCGCGCTCTCCATGGAGCCCGCCGCCATCATCGACGAGGTGAAGAAGTCCAACCTCCGCGGCCGCGGCGGCGCGGGCTTCCCCACGGGCATGAAGTGGAGCTTCGTCCCCAAGGACAGCCCCAAGCCCAAGTACCTGGCCGTCAACGGGGACGAGTCCGAGCCGGGCACCTTCAAGGACCGCTACATCCTGGAGAACGACCCGCACATGATGCTGGAGGGCATCGCCATCGCGTCGTACGCGCTGGGCGTGCACACCTGCTACGTGTACCTGCGCGGCGAGTTCAAGTTCCAGGCGGAGCGCACCCAGGCCGCCATCGATGAGGCCTACAAGGCCGGCATCTTCGGCAAGACGATGATGGGCAAGGACTTCGCGCTCGACTGCTACGTGGTCCGGGGCGCGGGCGCGTACATCTGCGGCGAGGAGACGGCGCTGCTGGAGTCCCTGGAAGGCAAGAAGGGCTGGCCCCGCCTGAAGCCCCCCTTCCCCGCGGTGGTGGGCCTGTTCGGCAGCCCCACGGTGGTGAACAACGTGGAGACGCTCGCCAGCGTGCCCCCCATCCTCGCCAAGGGCGCGGAGTGGTACGCGAAGCTGGGCACGGACAAGTCCGGCGGCACGCACCTGGTGTGCCTGTCCGGCTCCGTGAACCGCCCCGGCGTCTACGAGGTGGGGATGCACACCACCATCCTGGAGCTGATCCACGACGACCAGTACGGCCAGGGCATGCCCAAGGGCCGCAAGGTCAAGGCGGTCATCCCGGGTGGTTCCTCCGCGCCGGTGCTGGGCGCGGACGAGCTGGACGTGGCGCTGGAGTTCGAGGCGCTGAAGATGAAGCAGACGATGGCCGGCTCCGGCGGAGTCATCGTGATGGACGACGCCACCTGCATGGTGCGCAGCCTCTGGCGCGTGGCCCGCTTCTACGCGGAAGAGTCCTGCGGCCAGTGCACCCCGTGCCGCGAGGGCACGCCCTGGCAGACGCGCCTGCTGCGCAAGATCGAGGAAGGCCGCGCGGAGCTGAGCGACATCGACATGCTGTCGAACGTCGCCTCCTCCATCGCGCCCTACCCCCCCATCGGCCTGGGCAACACCATCTGCGCGCTGGGTGACGCGGCGGCGCTGCCCACGCACTCCTTCCTCATGCGGTTCCGGGACGAGTTCGAGGCTCACGTACGGGAGCACCGCTGCCCGTACGGTGACCACCCCTGGGGTTCCTTCGGAGACTGGTCTTGA
- a CDS encoding NADH-quinone oxidoreductase subunit NuoE family protein: MAEPLFTPEEQKKFDAGIAEILSHYPSDRKSAGMLPALRLLQDLKGWLPPDGLRLVAKNLEVTPERAYEVASFYVMYHLKKPGKYVIDVCTNLSCSLWGAEKMLAYLEQKLGLTAGETNDKFTLRETECLASCGTAPCLQINEDHHERLTQAKLDAILARLS; this comes from the coding sequence ATGGCGGAGCCCCTGTTCACTCCTGAAGAGCAGAAGAAGTTCGACGCGGGGATCGCGGAAATCCTCTCGCACTACCCCTCTGATCGCAAAAGCGCCGGCATGCTTCCCGCGCTGCGCCTGCTGCAGGACCTCAAGGGGTGGTTGCCTCCTGATGGTCTGCGGCTGGTGGCGAAGAACCTGGAGGTCACGCCGGAGCGCGCCTACGAGGTCGCCAGCTTCTACGTGATGTACCACCTCAAGAAGCCGGGCAAGTACGTCATCGACGTCTGCACGAACCTCTCCTGCTCCCTCTGGGGCGCGGAGAAGATGCTCGCGTACCTGGAGCAGAAGCTGGGCCTCACCGCCGGGGAGACGAACGACAAGTTCACCCTGCGCGAGACGGAGTGCCTGGCGTCCTGCGGCACGGCGCCCTGCCTGCAGATCAACGAGGATCACCACGAGCGCCTGACCCAGGCGAAGCTGGACGCCATCCTGGCCCGGCTGTCGTGA